GTCCTAATAAAAGGGATTTGCTTTGGAAAATCGAGTTTTAAGGATTGGTACTTGGCAAAGGATAATTTATGTGTTGGTGATGCTGGTTTTGCGATGCTTCTCTGGTCTTGTAACATTTAATTTCTTCTTGAAACTGATGGATTGTGATCTTTTATCTTCGTTCTCCTTGGTCCTATCTTTATAGCTACTAGTTCACTAGAATATCTGATAGAGAATCCTTGTTTGCAGCAGAATTGCTTAGTTTTCAAGAGTAGGAGGGGAGAGGAGGGAGTGTATCatcttgttttttatttaataatccgGCTTTTGTATCGTTTTGATTCTAATTTTTGGTacatttttgcttaaattttacTGGTCAGTTGGGTATTTTTGTGGCATTTTCTTAAATAAGCTCTCAACTTGTTCTACCTTTTGTACAAAGGAACTACTTTCTCGGCTTTCATTACCGGTTTGTTCTTCCTCTCCTTTTGTTCCTCGTAATGCTAATCTGCTCTCTCCCTTTGCTGCAAGCTAGTTAGTATAGATATTTCAATCAACCTTTTTTGTTTCGGTGTAGGAAATTTAGCGTCTCggagataaattttattttcaatgtaAAAAATCTTAAAACAACACTGTTTTATTGTGTTCAAATGTTCTGTGTTTCCGTATTTGTTAGTACCTTTTAGTGTCACTTTGTATTTTgtctttgtttttgttttttccaCCAGAGTAACATTGATGATTGATgttgaagaaaaaagaaaacgtTCCATAGAGATGATAACAGGAAACAGCGTTTCTTGTAGAGATTTATATATCCAGGTAGCTTCCGCATAGGAGATGGAAGTCGTTCCTCAggaatttgagtttgatttgcTCAGTCCAATTTATGTAGTTTATTTGATTTGGTTCCAAATATGTTATACTTGGGTTGTTTGATTAAACGAAtgcatttaatttttagttttaaagaaaataaaattgatgattcTGTTATCAAAGTATCAAACTATGGAACTgaataaaatcaagaaaataatcaaataaatctAAGCCGTTCATTTCTTATCACATCTTCTGCCTTTGTATATAAacttaaaacatttgaaaatgagGAAGAGGAAGAGGTCAATGGATTCAAGTCTGACCCGAATATCAGCCCCATTTATGCTTAAACACAAAAACGTTTCTCATAATCTTTGTTTTCTCTCCTCAAGTAAAACAATTACCGTAAAGAGGCcattatcatcatcatcttcatcttctaATCCAAACCTGGAAACTAAAGGAGGCGCTGCGAATGGCGCCGTTTTCAATGAGTCGGCTTTTGAGGCTGAGAGATTGCGGTTGGATGCAGAGGCTCGAGAGTCTATGGCAGAGACTTCAAAGAGAGACATGCAAATGGAGAATGACGGTGACCCTAAAGCCTGGAAATGGGTTATCCGGAAAAGTATTTGGGATTTCATGGAGGCCTCTAATGTTGCCCAGAACCCCCGACCCGTTCACCACCGAATCCCCAATTTTGTTGGCGCCTCCGCTGCAGCTCTAAATGTATTAGTATTTATTTATGGATTACAAAACCAGGGTTGTTTCAGTAGTTAATCCTTTTCAATTCGCTTACTTTTTAGTTCAAATGATTTTCATAATGCTTAAATGGGTCCACTCATATGGCAGTTAGCTGAATTGGAAGTGTTTCAAAGTGCGGGTTGTGTCAAGGTAAACCCGGATTCTCCTCAAAAGCAAGTCAGATTTCTTACTCTCTCCGGTCAGTTAGCTATTCTTGTTCTTAGTTGTTTAATAGCATGTGGCAAAATGTTATACCTGTACGCATAATTTTCTTGTGTACAGGTGGAAAGAAGCTGTTGACTCCACAACCTCGCCTGAGAACAGGGTTTTTCTCTGTCCTTGAAGCCCATATGTTGCCCGGTAATGATAATAAGAGCATTCTTGAAGCATGCAACTCTGTTGGGGTTGCCAAATATGGTAGGCCTATTGGCTTGGATGAAAAGATTAAGGTCGACCTAATTGTCATTGGCTCTGTTGCTGTTCACCCCAAGACTGGTGCTAGGCTTGGCAAGGGAGAGGTAATCGCATTTCCCGTCTTCTTGGTTTTAACTTACTTTTACATTTTCATCATGCACTTAATTAATTACCTTTGGACAATGTTGCACGGAAATTTCTTGAGTTTTACATGTTTGTCTCCATCTTAGTTTCCGAAAATGCATTTAAAACTATGGAACTCTACATGTATAGCCTATGTACTCGACCATGGTTAGTGTTGGTCGAGTTTTTAATTGCGATTCTGTTTTGATTTTTACAGCGCATTTTAAACTATAATATGATCATGGCAAGAGAATTTCTGTGATGATTGTTTATGAAATTGTTGGGTGCAGGGATTTGCAGAACTTGAATATGGGATGCTGCGGTACATGGGAGCCATCGATGACTCAACACTAGTCGTTACTTCTGGTAAGTGAAATAATTGATCCTGATCCTGATTCCCATATGTCCATTATAACTCCTACTTCAAGCTGACTCTTTGTTAAGCTGTGTACAGCTAGATTTAGTCTTGTATTTAGGTTGAGCAACAGACTACGTTTCTATAAAGCCCAAGCTTCTCATTCTGAATTATCTTAATAGGTTTATTTCAGTGATTTTGTTAGACAAGTCAagcatggttttttttttcccTTAGACTATCAACATATTAATTCATTGAtatgtttaattagttttatgTTAAGTACTTCTTGTTCTCTGCTTAATTGCTCTTGCAGTGCATGATTGCCAATTGGTAGATGATTTTCCAGTCGAGAAATTGCTGATTCATGATGTTCCGGTTGACATCATATGTACTCCTACGCAAGTCATATTCACCAAAACGACCATCCCTAAGCCTCAAGGTGTGTGAAGAACTTAAGTTAGTAGTTCAATTCTATAATTGCCACCATCATTATTTCCTTTATTAAGGGTAGGTTAGTTTCTCGATTAATGCGAATTCACCTTAAGAAACATAGTGGTATGGTGATGTTATCATAATATCATTAGCATCCTAGAATGAAAATCTTGACGCGGACAATGTTACCCGAGTATTTTCCTGATTTTCTGGCAAAATCTTAGTAAGAACTATTTACTGTGGTTGCATAGGGTAGTAGTCTTAGTCTATCTTTCTTGTATGCATTGTAGGGATCTACTGGGAGAAATTGTCACCGGAGAAGCTTGGCCAAATTCGGATATTGAGAGAGCTGAAGAGAAGAATAGAACGGGATATGGGGCAGAAACTTCCGACTGGACCGTCTGAGAAACTACCACCTACAGCTCAAAGAGGAAAGAAATGACTTCATATTTGATGTTCGGTGTAATGGAAATAAAAGGACTTGGAGGACTATTAAAATGACTTCATATGGCTTTGGTGCAAGAGACTGTCTCTATACGAGTATATTACTATTGCTATATAATAAAGATTTTGAACATTTGATCAAAAAGCTGGAATAGCTCAGTTGGTTAGAGCGTGTGGCTGTTAACCACAAGGTCGAAGGTTCAACCCCTTCTTCTAGcgattttctttcctttttaccttaatttttcttttttaacatTCCCttttcctttaattaattatatttacatttaattttactttttaaattggaACTATACTTACATTCTTGTTTTCTAGAAATAATAGCAACTCAGTCCATTTCCAGAAATAAGACttattttaatagaattttttttttataaacattaactTATTGATATATTCTTAAAACAATTTCATCATTAATACTCGAAAAACAATTAACATACAGTTCATAATTAActtaaatgttatttttaattaattattcccAATAAATAAATGAGGATATTTAATAATCGGTAAATAAGAGAATTTTGATCATAGTGAAACCAAATCTTTTgggttttcaaatttaaaactttaatcattttaagtatTTGAgagccttttttttttctcttaaaaAAAGGAATGGAAAAAATCACCAAAATCAATTTACAGATTCCAAATCTACTAATTAAACTAAAGTTTGCAATTAAATTTAGCATTATAATTTTCTGCTTAAATATaggataattataaatataaataaatataattaaccaatatatatattatttatttttatttgtgcattattatttataatgtaAGCTACGGACCAATTAATCAGTTGATGCTAGTTTTAGGACAGGAGTAAAGTTGATagctatttttattttgttacttTACAGAAATAATAAAACGTGCGATATGTGCATATAAACTCGCACATAAtacaaaattgacaaaaaaaagcaTTTGGCATTTTCTGTAAATTTTTGTGATGAGTACTAAACTACTAATTCACTTCCTATCAATAGCAGAAAAACAGTTTATTTTTGAACTGCCTTTACATTAGCTAGCTTCAAGCTACTGTGAAAT
This region of Mercurialis annua linkage group LG1-X, ddMerAnnu1.2, whole genome shotgun sequence genomic DNA includes:
- the LOC126685540 gene encoding 5-formyltetrahydrofolate cyclo-ligase-like protein COG0212 — encoded protein: MRKRKRSMDSSLTRISAPFMLKHKNVSHNLCFLSSSKTITVKRPLSSSSSSSNPNLETKGGAANGAVFNESAFEAERLRLDAEARESMAETSKRDMQMENDGDPKAWKWVIRKSIWDFMEASNVAQNPRPVHHRIPNFVGASAAALNLAELEVFQSAGCVKVNPDSPQKQVRFLTLSGGKKLLTPQPRLRTGFFSVLEAHMLPGNDNKSILEACNSVGVAKYGRPIGLDEKIKVDLIVIGSVAVHPKTGARLGKGEGFAELEYGMLRYMGAIDDSTLVVTSVHDCQLVDDFPVEKLLIHDVPVDIICTPTQVIFTKTTIPKPQGIYWEKLSPEKLGQIRILRELKRRIERDMGQKLPTGPSEKLPPTAQRGKK